The Ferrovibrio sp. MS7 sequence CGTCGATGGCCTCAACACGCTGATCGACTACCGCTACCAGCAGCATTTCCGCGCCCAGCGCGGCGGCCATGGCATGGGCCGCAGCCGCACCGGCGCCGACAGCCCGGCGGTGGTGCTGAAAGTACCCAAGGGCACCGAGATTCTGGATGAGGATGGCGAGACGCTGATCGCCGACCTGACCGAGATCGGCCAGCGCGTGCTGCTGTGCAAGGGCGGCGATGGCGGTCATGGCAACGAGCATTTCAAGAGCGCCACCAACCGCGCGCCGCGCCGTGGCGATCCCGGCTGGCCGGGCGAGAATAAATGGATCTGGCTGCGGCTCAAGCTGATCGCCGATGCTGGCCTGGTCGGCCTGCCCAATGCCGGCAAGTCGACTTTCCTAAGCCGCGTCAGCCGCGCCAAGCCGAAGATCGCCGATTATCCCTTCACCACCCTGAAGCCGCAGCTTGGCGTGGTGCGCTTCAAGGACCATGAATTCGTGCTCGCCGATCTGCCCGGCCTGATCGAGGGTGCCTCCGAAGGTGCCGGCCTTGGTACGCGCTTTTTGGGCCATGTCGAACGCTGCGCCGTGATCCTGCATCTGCTGGATGGCACCGAGCCTGAGCCGGTGAAGCATTGGCGCATGATCCGCAAGGAACTGGCGGCCTATGGTGCCGGGCTTGAGGACAAGCCGGAAATCATCGGCCTGAACAAGGCGGATGCGATTCCGCCCGATGAACTGAAGGCCAAGATCCAGAAACTGAAGCGTGCCGCCAAACGCCCGATCTTCGTGCTGTCGGGTGTTTCCGGCGAAGGCATCGATGCGGTGGTGCAGGCGCTCTACGAGCAGGTGGCCGCCACCCGCGCCGAAGAGAAAGAGGCCACCGGCGCATGAGCGAGCATCTTGCCAAGTCGCGCCGCGTCGTCGTCAAGGTCGGCTCGAGCCTGCTGGTCGATGGCGAGAAGGGCACGTTGCGCGGCCAGTGGCTGCAGGCACTGGTGGAAGACATTGCCGCCTTGCGTGAGCAGGGCAAAGAGGTCCTGGTGGTGTCGTCGGGCGCCATCGCGCTGGGCCGCCGCGTGCTCGGGCTGGAGCCGCGCGCTTTGCGGCTGGAGGAAAGCCAGGCAGCGGCTGCCGCAGGCCAGATCCGCCTTTCCGCCGCCTGGGCGGAAGCCTTGGGCAAGCATGACCTCAAGACGGCGCAGATCCTGCTCACGCTCGGCGACACAGAATCGCGCCGGCATTACCTCAATGCGCGCGAGACGGCCAAGACCCTGCTCGGCCTCGGCGTAGTGCCGGTGGTGAATGAGAACGACACCGTTGCCACCGCCGAGATTCGGTTTGGCGACAATGACCGCCTCGCCGCCCGCGTGGCGCAGATGATTTCCGCCGACAGCCTGATCCTGCTGTCCGATATCGACGGGCTCTACACCGCCGATCCCGGCCTTGATCCGGAGGCCAAGTTCCTCGGTGACGTGAAGGCGATCACGCCGGAAATCGAGGCGATGGCCGGTGTGTCGCGCTCCGGCTTCGGTCGCGGCGGCATGATCACCAAGATCATGGCGGCGAAGATCGCCGTTGGCGCCGGCTGCGCCATGGTGATCGCCAACGGCAAGAAGCTGCATCCGATCCGCCGGATTCTCGAGGGTGGCCGCTGCACCTGGTTCCGCGCTTCCGGTTCGCCGGCGACAGCCCGCAAGCAGTGGATTGCTGGCCATCTCAATGCCGTCGGCATGCTCACCATCGATGCCGGCGCCGCCCAGGCGCTGAAGCGCGGCCGTTCGCTGCTGCCGGCCGGCGTCACCGCCGTGCATGGCCGCTTCCAGCGCGGCGATGCGGTGCAGGTGGTGGATGCGGAAGGCAACCTGATCGC is a genomic window containing:
- the obgE gene encoding GTPase ObgE, yielding MKFLDQAKVYVESGQGGPGAVSFRREKFIEYGGPDGGNGGRGGDVWVECVDGLNTLIDYRYQQHFRAQRGGHGMGRSRTGADSPAVVLKVPKGTEILDEDGETLIADLTEIGQRVLLCKGGDGGHGNEHFKSATNRAPRRGDPGWPGENKWIWLRLKLIADAGLVGLPNAGKSTFLSRVSRAKPKIADYPFTTLKPQLGVVRFKDHEFVLADLPGLIEGASEGAGLGTRFLGHVERCAVILHLLDGTEPEPVKHWRMIRKELAAYGAGLEDKPEIIGLNKADAIPPDELKAKIQKLKRAAKRPIFVLSGVSGEGIDAVVQALYEQVAATRAEEKEATGA
- the proB gene encoding glutamate 5-kinase, producing MSEHLAKSRRVVVKVGSSLLVDGEKGTLRGQWLQALVEDIAALREQGKEVLVVSSGAIALGRRVLGLEPRALRLEESQAAAAAGQIRLSAAWAEALGKHDLKTAQILLTLGDTESRRHYLNARETAKTLLGLGVVPVVNENDTVATAEIRFGDNDRLAARVAQMISADSLILLSDIDGLYTADPGLDPEAKFLGDVKAITPEIEAMAGVSRSGFGRGGMITKIMAAKIAVGAGCAMVIANGKKLHPIRRILEGGRCTWFRASGSPATARKQWIAGHLNAVGMLTIDAGAAQALKRGRSLLPAGVTAVHGRFQRGDAVQVVDAEGNLIAQGLSAYADEDARRIAGHKSHEIEALLGYAGRDEMIHRDDLVLR